Genomic segment of Synechococcus sp. A18-25c:
ATCACCTGTTCATCAAGCCGCGCCTGGTAGCGATGCCAGCTCCACGGTGCAAGAAACAGGTTGGGGCGACGACCGTTGTAAACGGTGTAGCGATAGCGCCTGTAACTCGCGGAATAGCAGGCATGCCAGTCGAGCGGTCGCTCCACTGCCTCACGCACTCGGATCGAACCAGGCAGTCGCCCGTTCAACGCTGGTGCCCATCGGCTCGCGGGGATGGGACCACTGCAATCGAAGTGGACCACCTGTCCAGCGGCATGAACTCCGGAATCGGTGCGACCGGCGGCCACGCTGTTCACAGGCCGGAGGGGATCCAGGGCTGCGATCGCGTCATCAAGGACGCCTTGAACGCTGGTGCCCTGACGCTGCCGTTGCCAACCGCAAAAAAAAGACCCCTCGTACTGAAGACTGAGGGCAATGCGTCGTGGACGATTGCCCTCAAGTTCAGTCAAGAAGTCAGTTGCGGATCGCTTGGAAATGCTGATACCAGTCAGTCTCAGACCAGTTCAATGATGGCCATCTCGGCATTGTCACCACGGCGACGAACCGTTCGAGTGATGCGGGTGTAACCGCCCTTGCGATCGCTATAACGCTCTGGAGCCTTTTCAAACAGGGCGTGCACCAGCTGTTTGTCGTACACATAGCCCAGTACCCGGCGACGGGAGGCGAGGCTGCCTTCCTTGGCAAGGGTGATCATCCGTTCTGCCTCATCACGAAGCGCCTTGGCACGCGCTTTGGTGGTGGTGACGCGACCTTCGCGGATCAGCTGCGTGGTCAGGCCACGCAACATGGCCTTGCGTTGGTCAGCGGGGCGACCCAGCTGCGGGACTCGGCATTGGTGACGCATGGTTCTGTCGGGACTGGAGGCGTATGAAAGGGGAATGAAATCAGGCGCTGGTGCGGCTCTGAGGAATCTGGATGCCGATGCGCTCGAGAGCCTCGATCACTTCGTCAGCAGACTTGGAACCGAAGTTCTTGATTTCCAACAGGTCCTCGTAGCTGAAGCCCATCAGATCGGAAACCGAATTGACCTGCGCGCGCTTCAGGCAGTTGTAAGCACGCACTGACAGATTCAGCTCCTCGAGAGGAATTTGAGCTTCTGCTGTGGGTTCGGGTTCTGCCGGAACCTCTTCCACCATGGTCACGGTGGCCAGGGGTTGGAAGAGTTCAATCAGCTGATTGGCCGATTGAGCAATGGCGTCATCGGGTGTGATGGAGCCATCGGTCACCACCTCCATCCGCAGACGCTCGCGAGCGGATCCCCCTTCTGCGACAGCGGTTTCATCAATGGTGAAATTCACCCGGTGGACGGGCATGAACACCGCATCGATCTGGAGAAGATCGATGGCGCTGGTGTCTTCGCTATGGCGATCCACTGGGCGATAGCCCACGCCGCGCTCAACGTGGACTTCCAGCTCCAAGCTGTAGCCCTCACTGACGGTGGCGATCACGCGCTCTCCGTCAACAACTTGAACTTGAGAGGAGAACTGCAGGTCCTTGGCTTTCACCGTGGCGGGCCCGGCAACGATCAAGCGACCGATTTCCAGTTCGCTGGTGCGGCTGTTAACCGTGATCTGCTTGCAGTTCAGCAAAATGTCGAGCACATCTTCCCGAACTCCGGGGATGGTGGCGTACTCATGATTGACACCGGCGATGCGCACGGCCGTCACGGCTGTGCCCTCGAGGTTGCCCATCAGCACCCGACGAAGCGAATTGCCAAGCGTCGTGGCTTGACCACGTTCCAGCGGGCCGATGAGAAACACACCGGTCTGGGAGCGATCGTCAGCGATCTGATGCTCGATACGGTCGATCTGGTATTGCAGCACGGTCTGAGGCGGGGGAGAGAGGGACCTGAACAGGGACGCGTTGATCAGACGCGACGACGCTTGGAACGACGGCAGCCGTTGTGGGGCAGCGGAGTCACGTCGCGGATCAGCGTGATTTCAAGACCTGCAACTTGAAGGGCTCGAATGGCGGTTTCGCGACCTGAACCAGGTCCACGCACCAACACTTCGATCTGACGCATGCCCTGTTCGAGCGCACGTCGGGCAGCCGCTTCAGCTGCGGTTTGGGCGGCGAAGGGAGTGCCTTTGCGAGCACCCTTGAAGCCACTTGCACCAGCCGACGACCAGGAAATGACTTCTCCGGTGGTGTCGGTGATCGACACGATCGTGTTGTTGAAGGTGCTCTGGATGTGAGCAACGCCGTTGGGGACGTTGCGCTTGGCCTTCTTAGGACCTGATTTCTTGACGGTTTTGGCCATGGGCCTGCAGTTAGAGAGGGCTTATGGAACAGAAAGATTCGATCTGCCGAGGAAGGCTTACTTCTTCTTGCCGGCCACGGTTTTGCGGGCGCCGCGGCGGGTGCGGGCATTGGTACGGGTCCGCTGACCGCGCACGGGGAGGCTCATGCGGTGACGACGTCCACGCAGGCAACCGATGTCTTGCAAACGCTTGAGGGCCATGCCCTCTTGGCGACGCAGATCACCTTCAATGGTGAAAGCTTCGGTGGCACCGCGCAGTTTCTGCACATCGCCATCCTCGAGATCCTTGACGCGCGTGTCGGGGTTGACACCGGTTTTGGAGAGGATGGTTTTGGCCCGTGTGGGACCAATTCCGTAGATGTAGGTGAGGGCGACTTCGATCCGCTTGTCGCGGGGGATGTCGACACCAGCAATCCGAGCCACTGAGCTAACAATCGAGGGGGAACAGGTGCCGCCGTGAGGCGGCGGGGGGGCGATCAGAATCAGTCGTCCAGGGTCAACCCTGGCGCTGCTTGTGCTTGGGGTTTTCGCAAATCACCAAGACGCGGCCGTGGCGACGAATCACCCGGCACTTGTCACACATTTTCTTGACCGAGGCACGCACCTTCATGGTGTGGCTCTCCAAAAATTCCAAACAGCTACCGTATCACAGAGGGTCAAGCAACAACGGCTTCGATGCGCTCCGTGATGGCTTCGACGCTTCCATGGGCTTCGACCGACACCAGCAGGTTTTTCTCGCGGTAGTAGTTGATCAGCGGGGCTGTTTGCTCTTCGTAGACCGCGAGTCGGTTGCGAATGACGGCTTCGTTGTCATCCGCACGGCCACGGCCCAGAAGGCGCTCGATCAGCACCGCATCGTCGAGTTCCAACAAGACCACGCTTTCAATGCTCTGGTTGAGCTCTTGAAGGAGCGGTTCGAGCGCTTCGGCCTGAGCCACATTGCGAGGGAAGCCATCCAGAAGCCAGCCCTGGCCATTCAGGGCGGAAAGCTGGGATTTCACAATTGCCAGCACCAGGCTGTCGCTCACCAGCTCTCCACGATTCATCACCGCTTCGGCTTCTTTACCCAGTTCGCTGCCGGCGGCCACTTCAGCGCGCAGTAGGTCGCCTGTGGAGAGGTGTCGGAGATCGTGGGCCTCGCAGAGCCGGGCTGCCTGGGTGCCTTTGCCGGCACCGGGGGGGCCAACGAAGAGGAGGCGTTGCTTCATGGAATTCAGAGACTGGTCGGAAAGGGTCTGTGGTTGTCGGATCTATTGGCGCACGAGGCCTTCGTAGCGCTGAGAGATCACGTAGGTCTGCACCTGCTTGGCCGTGTCGATCGCGACACCGACGAGGATCAGCAATGAGGTGGCACCCAATCCCTGAAAGGTGGTCACGCCAGTGGCGCGCTCCACGGCTGAGGGAATGATGGCCACAGCTCCGAGGAATAAGCCTCCAAGCAGGGTGAGCCTGTTTTTCACACCCTCCAGGTAAGTCGCGGTTGCGGTGCCTGGGCGTACACCCGGGATGGCCACACCTCCACGCTTGAGATTGCTGGCCACGTCCACGGGGTTGAACGTCAGCGAGGCGTAGAAATAGGAGAAGCCAAGAATCAGCGAAAAGAACACGAGGGCATAAATCCACGCATTGGGGCCGCCGGGGTTCAAGGCGCTGGCCGCTTTGATCAGGAACGGGTTGTTGCTGACATTGGCGAGGGTGAGAGGCAGGAAAATGAGTGCCGACGCGAAAATGATTGGCATCACGCCGCCAGCGTTCAACTTGAGCGGCAGATAGCTCTGACGATTGGGAAGAACAGCACCACCCCCGACCTGGCGCTTGGCGCTCACGATCGGTAGACGTCGCTGCCCCTCCTGCACAAAGATGATCCCCACGATGGTGATCAGGAACACCAGCACAAGAATCACGATGCCGAAAACGTCGTTCCGATCGCCTGTCTGCGCTTTTTCGATGGTTGAACCGAGGGCTTTGGGCAAGGTCGCAACGATGTTCAGGAAAATCACCAAGGACGCGCCCTGACCAATTCCCCGCTCGGTGATCACTTCACTGAGCCACATCACGACCATGGATCCCGTCACCAGAGCCAAAGCGGTCTGGGCCACAAACACCAATTCAGACAGGCCTTCCACGGCATAGGGCCGCAGGATCATCGCGAAGATGATGCTTTGAATCAGACCCCAGCCAAGCGCGACGTAGCGCGTGATCTGAGCCAGTTTGCGCCGGCCTGCTTCCCCTTCATTTTTCTGCAGGTCTTCCAGCTGTGGCAGCGAAGCCGTCAGTAGCTGCAGGATGATCGAGGCATTGATGAACGGCAGGATGCCGAGGGCGAAAACACCGAGCGTCGAAATGCCTCCGCCGGTGAAGATGTCGAGGAAGCCGATCAGCTGTCCACCTTGTTCGATGAACGACTGAAAGGCGATGCGGTCGATCCCCGGCATCGGGATGTAGATGCCGAGACGAATCAACATCAGCAATCCCAGCGTGGTGAGAACCCGGCCTCTCAGCTCTGGGTTCTGAACCAGCTGGGTAATGACTTCAGCAGCGCTGGGGTTGCGTCCCCGACTGACGAGCATGGAACAGAGATTGTGTGGGTTGGGCTTGATGCAGCAAAGCCGTCCGCGGAGGGGACCCAGCGGACGGCTTTGACCTTAGATCTGTGGAGATTGATCAGTGTGGATCTCAGTCCAGCAGTTCGCAGGTGCCACCAGCTGCTTCGATCTTGGTCCGTGCGGAGGCCGTGAAGGCAGCGGCTTGAACGGTCAGCTTGGCCTTGAGTTCCCCGTTGCCGAGGATTTTCAAGGGGTGCTTGGGGCTGGTGACAATGCCGTCTTTCACGAGTGAATCGAGATTGACGGTGCTTCCAGCCTTGAGTTCACTTAGAGCTGAAACATTCACCACGGTGAAGTTCTTGGGGTTCACCAGCGGAAAATGCTTCAGCTTCGGCACGCGCCGATAGAGAGGCATCTGGCCACCCTCGAAGCCGGGGCGGGTCGGACGGCCCGAGCGGGACTTTTGTCCGCGCATGCCGAAGCCGCAGCTCGCACCTTGGCCAGCGGCAATGCCGCGACCCTTACGCAGTTTGCGACGACGGGCACCTTGATTGGCCTTGAGAGAGTCGAGTCGGAGAGTCATGGGGAATCAGGAGTAGATCTGCTCGAGGGAGATCCCCCGTTCCTTGGCGGTCTCCTTGTGCGTGCGGAGACTGTCCAGGGCCACCATGGCAGCCCGGGCGTTATTGAGGGGTGTCTTACTGCCGAGGCGCTTGGCCAGCACGTTTTTGATGCCAGCCAGTTCGAGCACGGTGCGGATGGAGCCACCCGCGATCACACCGGTACCAGGAGCTGCAGGGCGAATCAGCACGCTGGCAGCACCGTCACGCCCGTTGGACAGCGTCGGAATGGAGTTGTGACGGGTAAGAGGCACTTTCACGAGGTGCTTCTTGCCATCAGCAACGCCTTTGCGCACGGCACCGATCACGTCACCGGCTTTGCCGACGCCGACGCCGACCTGACCGCGTTCGTTGCCGACAACAACGATGGCGCGGAAGCTCATCTTCTTACCGCCTTTCACGGTTTTGGAGACACGTCGGATCTGCACCACCCGTTCTTGCCATTCGGAGTCACGCTCCTGGTTTCGGCGGTCTCCGCGACGTCCGCCACGGCGGTCACCACGGTCGCGACCACCACGACGCTGCTCCTGCTGCTGACCTTCGGCCGCTGCAGGGACGTCGGACGCTGCCGGGACGGCGTTGGAGTTGGATTGAGGGTTGGAATCGGTCATGGGTTAAGCAGGAATCAGAACTGAAGGCCCGCTTCCCGGGCGGCGTCGGCAAGGGCTTTCACCCGGCCGTGATACAGGTTGCCGCCGCGATCGAAGACCACCTGTTGGATGCCCTTGGCCAGGGCACGTTTGGCGAGCAGTTCACCGACGGCAACAGAGGCGGTGCAGGTGCTGCTGGTGTCTTTGAGACTGGTGCGCAGGTCTTTGTCGAGGGTCGATGCCGAGCACAGAGTGCTCTGCGCATCGTCGTCGATGACCTGGGCGTAGATGTGACTGTTGGAGCGGAACACAGCCAGACGGGGACGCGCGGCTGTGCCACTGAGGTGACGACGCAGGCGCCGGTGGCGCTTCTGTGTCTGTTGTTTGCGGGAAAGGGTCGACATGGTGGGTAATGCGGAAGGGTGTCTGGCAGTGGATTACTTCTTGCCTGACTTGCCTGCCTTGCGCAGGATGCGCTCGCCCGCGTATTTGATGCCCTTGCCCTTGTAAGGCTCGGGGGGGCGGATCGCGCGGATCTTGGCGGCTTCATTGCCCACCAGCTCCTTATCGATGCCGGAGACCGTGACGTTGGTGTTGTTCTCCACCGCGAAGGTGATGCCTTCAGGCGCCAACATTTCGATCTGGTGGCTGTAGCCAGCGCTGACGACGAGCGTCTTGCCTTTCACCTGAGCTCTGGAGCCCACGCCGACGATTTCCAATTTCTTGGAGTAGCCGTTGTTGACACCTTCGATCATGTTGGCCACCAGCGTGCGGCAAAGGCCGTGACGCTCCCGAGAGGTGCGCTTGGTGCTGGTGGGGGCCACCACGATGGTGTTGTCCACCTGATTGACACTCACGCCATCGGGGAGTGTGCGCTTCAGTTCGCCCTTGGGTCCCTTCACGGTCACGGCGAGGCCATCGAGGCTCACGGTCACCTTGTCGGGAACTGGGATGGGGGATTTACCGATACGAGACATGATTGCGGCTCCGGATCAATAGACGTAGCAGAGCACTTCACCGCCGACGCCTTGTTTGCGGGCGTCGCGGTCGCTCATCACACCCTTGGAGGTGGAGATGATGGCCACCCCCAGTCCGCCGAGGACCTTGGGAAGGCCGCGGGTGTTCTTGTAGATGCGCAGGCCAGGCTTGCTCACGCGCTGCATCGAGCGGATGGTGGGCTGGCGGTGCTTGCCGCTGTACTTCAGCTCCAGCACCAGACTGGTGTGGACGCCTTCGCCTTCTTCACTGATTTCGGCAATGAAGCCTTCCTGCTGCAGCACTTTGGCGATGCTGCGCGACATGCGGGAAGCGGGAACTTTCGTGTTTTGGTGACGTTTCTCACTCGCATTACGAATGCGGGTGAGCATGTCGGAAATAGGGTCGTGATTGGCCATGGTGGTTTCCGAGGAGGGCTCAGTTGCTGCGGAATGGCATTCCCATCTCGCGGAGGAGGGCCCGGCCCTCTTCATCCGTGCGGGCAGTGGTCACAATTGTGATGTCCATGCCCCTGATGGCGTCGATCTGGTCGAAGGAGATTTCAGGGAAGATGATTTGCTCTCTCACCCCCAGGGTGTAGTTGCCGCGTCCGTCAAAGCTCTTGGGGCTCACGCCGCGGAAATCGCGGATGCGGGGCAGTGCCAGGTTGATCAGGCGCTCCAGGAAGGCATACATGCGATCGCCACGCAGGGTGACGGCGCAGCCGATGGGCATGCCTTGGCGGATCTTGAAGCCGGCGATGGCTTTTTTGGCGCGGGTCACAACGACCTTCTGGCCGGTGATCTGCGCGAGCTCGTTCACCGAAGCCTCGAGAGACTTCGCATTGGCGGCGGCTTCGCCGAGTCCCCGGTTCACGGTGACTTTCAACACCTTGGGAACTTCGTGGACGTTGGAGAGACTCAGATCTTTCAGCAACTTGGGCTGAATGGTCTCCCTGTAGCGCTGTTTCAGTGACATGGCTGGGGGATGAAACTTCTGGACTTGGTCAGAAGGCGGTTCGAGATGATCAGTCGATCACTTCGCCGGTTTTCTTGAGGCGGCGCTTCTTGCTGCCGTCTTTGTCAGTGATCAGCTCGACTCGGCTGGCCACTTTCTTGTCGGTGGAATAGAGCATCACGTTGGAGGCGTGCAGGGAAGCCTCTTCCGTGACGATCCGACCGCTTTCACCTTCCTGGGTGGGCTTCACATGCCGGGTGCGCATGTTGATGCCTTGGACGATGACGCGGTTTTCGGTGGGAAGGGTGCGGAGAACTTCTCCGGTCTTGCCCTTGTCCTTGCCGGTGATCACCTGAACGGTGTCGCCCTTGCGCAGGCGCATCTTGAGGCGCTGCGAGGAGCCGGATTTGGGGGTTGCAGTTGCCATTTTCAGATCACCTCCGGTGCGAGGGAGACGATTTTGGTGAAGTTGCGATCACGCAGTTCACGAGCGACTGGACCGAACACGCGAGTGCCCTTGGGGTTTTTGTCGTCGTTAATGATCACAGCTGCGTTGTCGTCGAACCGGATCGAGTTACCGGTGTCGCGACGCAGGGTGGCCTTGGTGCGGACCACCACGGCCTTCACCACATCAGACTTTTTCACGCCCATGTTGGGCATGGCGTCTTTGACGGCGGCCACGATCACATCGCCCACGTGGGCGTAGCGACGGTTGGTGCCCAGCACACGGATGCACTGAATGCGCTTGGCGCCGCTGTTGTCAGCGACGGTGAGGAACGATTCCTGTTGGATCACTTGGCGACCTCCTCAGCTTTCGGGCTGTGGCTGAGAACTTCGGCCACGGCCCAGCGCTTGTGGCGGCTGAGCGGACGTGTTTCGGTGATGCGAACACGGTCACCGACGCGAACGCTGTTGTTCTCGTCATGAGCCTTGTAGCGGGTGGTGCGGCTCACCGTCTTTTGATAGATGGGATGGGGGAAGCGGTTTTCCACCGCCACCACCACCGTTTTGTCCATCTTGTCGCTGACGACGGTGCCGACCCTTTCCTTGAGTGCCATGGGAATGAAACGGAGGATCAGGAGGCGGTGGAGCTTTGACGCTCCTTCTGCACCGTCAGGAGCTGGGCCAGCTTGAGGCGGCTTTCCTTAAAACGGTGAGTGTTGGCCAGCTGCCGGGTGGCTTGCTGGAAGCGCAGGTCAAACAGCTCGCGACGGAGTCCGTTGATCTGGTCGGTGATGTCTGCATCAGAGAGTTGACGCAGCTCGGAAGCGTTGGAACGGGCCATGGTCAGGACTCCACGGTGGCGGCAGCAGCTGCCGGGGCCTTGGCACCGGAGGACTGCTCCTGTTCATCAAGGGTGATGAACTTGGTCTTCACAGGGAGCTTGTATTGCGCGAGGCGCATGGCTTCCTTGGCGATTTCGGGGGTGATTTCATCACCGCCCATCTCGAACAGAATCCGACCGGGCTTAATCACCGCAACCCAGAATTCAGGGTTGCCCTTACCGGAACCCATCCGGGTTTCAGCAGGGCGCATGGTGACGGGCTTATCCGGGAAGATTCGGATCCAGATCTTTCCGCCACGCTTGACGTAGCGGGTCATGGCACGACGGCTGGCCTCAATTTGGCGGGAGGTGATCCAGCCGCACTCTTGGGCCTGCAGAGCGAATTGACCGAAGGCGATGGTGTTGCCACGAGTGGCGACACCGCGCATGCGGCCGCGCTGCTGCTTACGGAATTTGACGCGTTTTGGACTCAGCATGGTTCAGGCCTCCTGTTCACCCCTCGTTGGAGCGGTCTTCGAACTGTTGGGGCCTGCGACCGGCCCGTCGACGCGGGGTTGCCCCCACAGGCAGCTGCTGCTGGGCGTCATCACCCAGCACTTCGCCTTTGAACACCCAAACCTTGATGCCCAGCACGCCGTAGGTCGTGCTGGCCACCTTGGTGGCGTAATCGATGTCGGCGCGAAGGGTGTGCAGAGGCACACGACCTTCTCGCGTCCATTCGGTTCGTGCGATCTCTGCACCGTTCAGACGTCCTGAGACCTGGATCTTCAGGCCGAGAACGCCGGCGCGCTGAGCGCGCTGAACGGCCATGCGGATGGTGCGACGGAAGGCGACGCGCTTCTCAAGCTGCTGAGCGATGTACTCAGCAAGCAGGAAGGCATCAGCGTCCACACGCTCCACCTCGACCACATTGATCCGCACCTGACGGTTGCGGTCGCCGACGGTCTTCTGAATGCCAGAGCGCAGCTCTTCGATGCCACTGCCCTGGCGGCCCACGAGGACGCCGGGACGTGCAGTCTTGAGCTCCACTTCAAGTTGATCGGCTTTCCGAGCAATCAGCACGTCGCTGATGCCGGCGGAGCCGTACTTCTTGTGGATGAACTTGCGGATCCGGTCATCCTCTTGGAGGAGGCTCGGATAGCTCTTGCTGGGTGCGTACCAGCGGGACCGGTGCTCCTGGGTAATCCCCAGGCGTAAGCCGGTTGGATGGATTTTGTGTCCCATCAGTCGGTGTGCTCGGGGGTCAGGAGTCGGTCTTGGCTGCCACAGCAATGCTGATGTGGCAGGTCTGCTTTTTGATCTGGTAAGCCCGGCCTTGGGCACG
This window contains:
- the truA gene encoding tRNA pseudouridine(38-40) synthase TruA, which encodes MTELEGNRPRRIALSLQYEGSFFCGWQRQRQGTSVQGVLDDAIAALDPLRPVNSVAAGRTDSGVHAAGQVVHFDCSGPIPASRWAPALNGRLPGSIRVREAVERPLDWHACYSASYRRYRYTVYNGRRPNLFLAPWSWHRYQARLDEQVMKQALQGLLGSHDFAAFQRAGSRRAHSRTTIQDVCIQRAGDLIHVEIQASGFLYGMVRLLMGQLVAVGEHRLTLRHFEQRWRERRRHEVKDGAPAQGLCLLRAGYPEEIFSKGGWYDCQPTYFLASEDPPPDPPPWPHHA
- the rplQ gene encoding 50S ribosomal protein L17; translated protein: MRHQCRVPQLGRPADQRKAMLRGLTTQLIREGRVTTTKARAKALRDEAERMITLAKEGSLASRRRVLGYVYDKQLVHALFEKAPERYSDRKGGYTRITRTVRRRGDNAEMAIIELV
- a CDS encoding DNA-directed RNA polymerase subunit alpha, which codes for MLQYQIDRIEHQIADDRSQTGVFLIGPLERGQATTLGNSLRRVLMGNLEGTAVTAVRIAGVNHEYATIPGVREDVLDILLNCKQITVNSRTSELEIGRLIVAGPATVKAKDLQFSSQVQVVDGERVIATVSEGYSLELEVHVERGVGYRPVDRHSEDTSAIDLLQIDAVFMPVHRVNFTIDETAVAEGGSARERLRMEVVTDGSITPDDAIAQSANQLIELFQPLATVTMVEEVPAEPEPTAEAQIPLEELNLSVRAYNCLKRAQVNSVSDLMGFSYEDLLEIKNFGSKSADEVIEALERIGIQIPQSRTSA
- the rpsK gene encoding 30S ribosomal protein S11; its protein translation is MAKTVKKSGPKKAKRNVPNGVAHIQSTFNNTIVSITDTTGEVISWSSAGASGFKGARKGTPFAAQTAAEAAARRALEQGMRQIEVLVRGPGSGRETAIRALQVAGLEITLIRDVTPLPHNGCRRSKRRRV
- the rpsM gene encoding 30S ribosomal protein S13 codes for the protein MARIAGVDIPRDKRIEVALTYIYGIGPTRAKTILSKTGVNPDTRVKDLEDGDVQKLRGATEAFTIEGDLRRQEGMALKRLQDIGCLRGRRHRMSLPVRGQRTRTNARTRRGARKTVAGKKK
- the rpmJ gene encoding 50S ribosomal protein L36; translation: MKVRASVKKMCDKCRVIRRHGRVLVICENPKHKQRQG
- a CDS encoding adenylate kinase encodes the protein MKQRLLFVGPPGAGKGTQAARLCEAHDLRHLSTGDLLRAEVAAGSELGKEAEAVMNRGELVSDSLVLAIVKSQLSALNGQGWLLDGFPRNVAQAEALEPLLQELNQSIESVVLLELDDAVLIERLLGRGRADDNEAVIRNRLAVYEEQTAPLINYYREKNLLVSVEAHGSVEAITERIEAVVA
- the secY gene encoding preprotein translocase subunit SecY codes for the protein MLVSRGRNPSAAEVITQLVQNPELRGRVLTTLGLLMLIRLGIYIPMPGIDRIAFQSFIEQGGQLIGFLDIFTGGGISTLGVFALGILPFINASIILQLLTASLPQLEDLQKNEGEAGRRKLAQITRYVALGWGLIQSIIFAMILRPYAVEGLSELVFVAQTALALVTGSMVVMWLSEVITERGIGQGASLVIFLNIVATLPKALGSTIEKAQTGDRNDVFGIVILVLVFLITIVGIIFVQEGQRRLPIVSAKRQVGGGAVLPNRQSYLPLKLNAGGVMPIIFASALIFLPLTLANVSNNPFLIKAASALNPGGPNAWIYALVFFSLILGFSYFYASLTFNPVDVASNLKRGGVAIPGVRPGTATATYLEGVKNRLTLLGGLFLGAVAIIPSAVERATGVTTFQGLGATSLLILVGVAIDTAKQVQTYVISQRYEGLVRQ
- the rplO gene encoding 50S ribosomal protein L15 yields the protein MTLRLDSLKANQGARRRKLRKGRGIAAGQGASCGFGMRGQKSRSGRPTRPGFEGGQMPLYRRVPKLKHFPLVNPKNFTVVNVSALSELKAGSTVNLDSLVKDGIVTSPKHPLKILGNGELKAKLTVQAAAFTASARTKIEAAGGTCELLD
- the rpsE gene encoding 30S ribosomal protein S5 → MTDSNPQSNSNAVPAASDVPAAAEGQQQEQRRGGRDRGDRRGGRRGDRRNQERDSEWQERVVQIRRVSKTVKGGKKMSFRAIVVVGNERGQVGVGVGKAGDVIGAVRKGVADGKKHLVKVPLTRHNSIPTLSNGRDGAASVLIRPAAPGTGVIAGGSIRTVLELAGIKNVLAKRLGSKTPLNNARAAMVALDSLRTHKETAKERGISLEQIYS
- the rplR gene encoding 50S ribosomal protein L18, whose product is MSTLSRKQQTQKRHRRLRRHLSGTAARPRLAVFRSNSHIYAQVIDDDAQSTLCSASTLDKDLRTSLKDTSSTCTASVAVGELLAKRALAKGIQQVVFDRGGNLYHGRVKALADAAREAGLQF
- the rplF gene encoding 50S ribosomal protein L6; translation: MSRIGKSPIPVPDKVTVSLDGLAVTVKGPKGELKRTLPDGVSVNQVDNTIVVAPTSTKRTSRERHGLCRTLVANMIEGVNNGYSKKLEIVGVGSRAQVKGKTLVVSAGYSHQIEMLAPEGITFAVENNTNVTVSGIDKELVGNEAAKIRAIRPPEPYKGKGIKYAGERILRKAGKSGKK
- the rpsH gene encoding 30S ribosomal protein S8, encoding MANHDPISDMLTRIRNASEKRHQNTKVPASRMSRSIAKVLQQEGFIAEISEEGEGVHTSLVLELKYSGKHRQPTIRSMQRVSKPGLRIYKNTRGLPKVLGGLGVAIISTSKGVMSDRDARKQGVGGEVLCYVY
- the rplE gene encoding 50S ribosomal protein L5 → MSLKQRYRETIQPKLLKDLSLSNVHEVPKVLKVTVNRGLGEAAANAKSLEASVNELAQITGQKVVVTRAKKAIAGFKIRQGMPIGCAVTLRGDRMYAFLERLINLALPRIRDFRGVSPKSFDGRGNYTLGVREQIIFPEISFDQIDAIRGMDITIVTTARTDEEGRALLREMGMPFRSN
- the rplX gene encoding 50S ribosomal protein L24, yielding MATATPKSGSSQRLKMRLRKGDTVQVITGKDKGKTGEVLRTLPTENRVIVQGINMRTRHVKPTQEGESGRIVTEEASLHASNVMLYSTDKKVASRVELITDKDGSKKRRLKKTGEVID
- the rplN gene encoding 50S ribosomal protein L14; this translates as MIQQESFLTVADNSGAKRIQCIRVLGTNRRYAHVGDVIVAAVKDAMPNMGVKKSDVVKAVVVRTKATLRRDTGNSIRFDDNAAVIINDDKNPKGTRVFGPVARELRDRNFTKIVSLAPEVI
- the rpsQ gene encoding 30S ribosomal protein S17, with protein sequence MALKERVGTVVSDKMDKTVVVAVENRFPHPIYQKTVSRTTRYKAHDENNSVRVGDRVRITETRPLSRHKRWAVAEVLSHSPKAEEVAK
- the rpmC gene encoding 50S ribosomal protein L29, which encodes MARSNASELRQLSDADITDQINGLRRELFDLRFQQATRQLANTHRFKESRLKLAQLLTVQKERQSSTAS
- the rplP gene encoding 50S ribosomal protein L16, with protein sequence MLSPKRVKFRKQQRGRMRGVATRGNTIAFGQFALQAQECGWITSRQIEASRRAMTRYVKRGGKIWIRIFPDKPVTMRPAETRMGSGKGNPEFWVAVIKPGRILFEMGGDEITPEIAKEAMRLAQYKLPVKTKFITLDEQEQSSGAKAPAAAAATVES
- the rpsC gene encoding 30S ribosomal protein S3 — its product is MGHKIHPTGLRLGITQEHRSRWYAPSKSYPSLLQEDDRIRKFIHKKYGSAGISDVLIARKADQLEVELKTARPGVLVGRQGSGIEELRSGIQKTVGDRNRQVRINVVEVERVDADAFLLAEYIAQQLEKRVAFRRTIRMAVQRAQRAGVLGLKIQVSGRLNGAEIARTEWTREGRVPLHTLRADIDYATKVASTTYGVLGIKVWVFKGEVLGDDAQQQLPVGATPRRRAGRRPQQFEDRSNEG